A genomic region of Leptolyngbya sp. NIES-2104 contains the following coding sequences:
- a CDS encoding PAS domain S-box protein produces MTQQVEARSLATSSVLQVGTLLQLADGRVQACDAGVEQLLGYTATQLIGTTPTDPPWQTIDAAGKTFPPEDYPSSVALKTGQPHQAIMGFYQPTGDLIWLQVEAIPLFQFETPYAVVVTLRPATTQRPERSQLMLIEQNRLLELIASGRSLDECLSAVCDAIARLNPGIRACFLLTDAERKSFPRSITPSLPPSFGAGLKDAPINDLCIGTCGEAVYRGQPIACTDVQHDERWSEEWRQLCIAHGILACHSEPVMGIDQLPLGSLMLCFDQARMPSDWEHQVAAFGAQVASIVFERDRVFAKNQQTQEKLQRTNHTLSTLIDASPLPIVVIEPDNCVKLWNPAAEKVFGWTAAEVLGQPIPIVPPDRLEECQKIRAAVVRGETFFGVETYRSKQDSAIVNVSVSAAPLYDNQGTVQDIMVIYQDVTDRQRAEAAIRQSEARYRALTELSPQIVYVSNPNGLIEYCNQWGLDFTGRSLEQLQGYGWADLIHPNYRDRTYTAWMDSLQNHNKYELEVPYLRADGEYRWLYTCASPVRNESGAIDYWIGIALDVHDRKEAELAVCRQEAEFRLLAESLPQIVWVTDADGKTSYVNQQWIEFSGLTLEENATPGIQQSVIHPDDRARVYEEWTIAFQQRSTYRVEARMRNHQTGDYHWFLIRAEPFKDEAGNILRWFGTSTDITETKRREQHTVFLAEISQELTIERSESEMMQVLSEKIGQFFAVSNCAFAKFDSSIDVAVIYHDWRRDQAAASLVGEYPVEEFAALELWERMIDSHPVVIDDVVSDPRTAPFAEQYQAINVRAFLNAPFVSDDGIQFAIVLHHDQPYQWRTDEIELLQQLTTRIWAYLERDRAVQKLRAVEARLQDTLASIREDFVMFDFDWNVSYLNAQAALSLRQPYEKIIGRNFWELFPDLVETEFWHQVQRAMRDRVAVQFQYYYPTWNCWFENRIYPTAEGVVNLCTDITERKQIEEALEQRTAILELINQATPILVFMKDRQGRYVYANPAALDVLGKSAVEVIGHSDQELFSADIDPIMETDQRILTSGKMEAIEETVGVRTFLSIKAPQRNEVGDIIGLIGVSTDISDRVELERDREQVLQREQAAREAAEQANRMKDEFLAVLSHELRSPLNPILGWTKILRTGNLSPERSAHALETIERNAQLQSELVEDLLDVARILQGKLSLTARSVNVVMMIRSAIETVRLAAESKQIALDVQLSEVGEVSGDATRLQQIVWNLLSNAVKFTPQGGRVTVRLESVNNQAQITITDTGKGISPNFLPHVFEYFRQEDGATTRKFGGLGLGLAIVRHLVELHGGTVSATSDGEGLGATFTVMLPLINVQSRISESIDQTDPNDLNGLQLLIVDDEQDSREFIAFVLEQAGAQVTMAGSGSEAFSQLMRSRFDVLVSDIGMPNMDGYMLIQQIRNQGRTVNAIALTAYAGDFNQQRALQAGFQAHLAKPIDPDRLIQEVAKFRDRL; encoded by the coding sequence TCAGCCGACGGGCGATCTAATCTGGCTTCAAGTCGAGGCGATTCCATTATTTCAGTTTGAAACACCTTATGCGGTGGTCGTTACGCTTCGTCCGGCGACGACTCAACGCCCAGAACGATCGCAGTTAATGTTAATCGAACAAAATCGACTGCTGGAATTGATTGCGTCTGGTCGATCGCTCGATGAGTGTCTGAGCGCCGTGTGTGATGCGATCGCTCGACTCAATCCCGGAATTCGTGCCTGCTTTCTGCTGACCGATGCGGAGCGCAAAAGTTTTCCGCGATCGATTACTCCGAGTTTGCCGCCTTCATTCGGAGCGGGACTGAAAGACGCTCCAATTAATGATCTGTGTATTGGCACTTGTGGAGAAGCCGTTTATCGAGGACAGCCGATCGCGTGTACGGATGTGCAACACGATGAACGCTGGTCGGAAGAATGGCGACAGTTATGTATCGCTCATGGAATTTTGGCGTGTCATTCTGAGCCTGTCATGGGGATTGATCAGTTACCGCTTGGATCGTTGATGCTGTGTTTTGATCAAGCACGAATGCCGAGCGACTGGGAACATCAGGTAGCGGCATTTGGCGCTCAGGTTGCCAGTATTGTGTTTGAGCGCGATCGCGTTTTTGCGAAAAATCAGCAAACTCAAGAAAAACTCCAGCGCACCAATCACACTTTGAGTACTCTGATTGATGCGTCTCCGTTACCGATCGTGGTGATTGAACCTGATAATTGTGTGAAGCTTTGGAATCCTGCCGCAGAAAAGGTTTTTGGATGGACAGCCGCAGAAGTGCTAGGTCAACCGATTCCGATCGTTCCACCCGATCGACTCGAAGAATGTCAGAAAATTAGAGCCGCAGTAGTTCGGGGAGAAACATTTTTCGGCGTTGAAACTTATCGATCGAAGCAGGATAGCGCGATCGTGAATGTGAGCGTTTCCGCCGCTCCACTGTATGACAATCAAGGCACTGTCCAGGACATTATGGTGATTTATCAGGATGTCACCGATCGCCAACGAGCAGAAGCCGCAATTCGTCAAAGTGAGGCGCGATATCGCGCCTTGACCGAACTCTCACCGCAAATTGTCTACGTTAGCAATCCCAACGGCTTGATCGAGTATTGCAATCAGTGGGGACTCGATTTTACAGGTCGATCGCTAGAACAATTGCAGGGATATGGGTGGGCGGATTTAATTCATCCCAATTATCGCGATCGCACTTATACGGCTTGGATGGATTCGTTGCAGAATCACAATAAATATGAACTCGAAGTGCCGTACCTTCGAGCCGATGGAGAGTATCGCTGGTTATACACGTGCGCTTCTCCGGTTCGTAATGAGAGTGGTGCGATCGACTATTGGATCGGGATAGCGCTTGATGTTCACGATCGCAAAGAAGCAGAACTCGCGGTTTGTCGTCAAGAAGCTGAATTCCGATTGTTGGCAGAATCGTTGCCACAAATCGTTTGGGTCACAGATGCTGATGGAAAAACAAGCTATGTCAATCAGCAATGGATCGAATTTTCGGGGCTGACTCTAGAAGAAAATGCGACTCCAGGAATTCAGCAATCGGTAATTCATCCCGACGATCGAGCACGTGTGTATGAGGAATGGACGATCGCGTTTCAGCAGCGATCGACTTACCGCGTTGAAGCTCGAATGCGAAATCATCAAACTGGAGACTATCATTGGTTTCTAATTCGGGCTGAACCGTTCAAAGACGAAGCAGGAAACATTCTCCGCTGGTTTGGCACTTCGACCGATATCACCGAAACCAAGCGACGTGAGCAGCATACGGTGTTCTTAGCTGAAATCAGTCAAGAGTTGACGATCGAACGCAGCGAATCCGAGATGATGCAAGTGTTGAGCGAAAAAATTGGTCAATTCTTTGCTGTGTCCAATTGTGCGTTTGCCAAGTTTGATTCGAGTATTGATGTTGCAGTCATCTATCACGATTGGCGTAGAGATCAAGCGGCAGCAAGTTTAGTGGGAGAATATCCCGTGGAAGAATTCGCCGCCCTTGAACTTTGGGAACGCATGATCGATAGTCATCCTGTTGTAATTGATGATGTCGTGAGCGATCCTCGGACGGCTCCGTTTGCAGAACAATATCAAGCGATCAATGTTCGTGCATTTCTGAATGCTCCCTTTGTCAGCGATGATGGTATTCAGTTCGCGATCGTGCTGCATCATGATCAGCCGTATCAATGGCGAACCGATGAGATTGAACTATTACAACAGTTAACCACGCGAATCTGGGCGTATCTAGAACGCGATCGGGCTGTGCAAAAACTCCGAGCCGTCGAAGCTCGATTACAAGATACCTTGGCGAGTATTCGCGAGGATTTTGTCATGTTCGATTTTGACTGGAACGTGAGTTACCTTAATGCTCAAGCAGCCCTAAGCCTGAGACAACCCTATGAGAAAATCATCGGGAGAAACTTCTGGGAGCTTTTCCCGGACTTAGTTGAAACAGAATTTTGGCATCAAGTCCAACGAGCGATGCGCGATCGCGTTGCGGTTCAGTTCCAGTACTATTATCCAACTTGGAATTGTTGGTTTGAAAATCGCATTTATCCGACCGCTGAAGGAGTCGTCAATCTTTGTACTGATATCACAGAGCGCAAGCAGATCGAGGAAGCACTAGAACAAAGAACGGCGATTTTAGAGCTAATCAATCAAGCGACACCGATCTTAGTGTTTATGAAAGATCGGCAAGGACGCTATGTCTATGCGAATCCTGCCGCGCTCGATGTTCTTGGTAAATCTGCTGTTGAAGTAATAGGGCACTCTGATCAAGAACTGTTTTCAGCAGACATTGATCCAATTATGGAAACCGATCAGCGCATTCTGACTTCTGGCAAAATGGAAGCGATCGAAGAAACGGTCGGAGTTCGCACTTTTCTCAGCATCAAAGCACCACAGCGCAACGAAGTAGGCGACATCATTGGATTGATTGGCGTTTCAACGGATATTAGCGATCGAGTTGAACTAGAGCGCGATCGCGAACAAGTGTTACAGCGAGAACAAGCCGCACGAGAAGCCGCCGAACAAGCGAACCGGATGAAAGATGAATTTCTCGCGGTACTATCTCACGAACTGCGATCGCCGCTCAATCCAATCCTCGGTTGGACAAAGATTCTCAGAACGGGCAACCTCAGCCCAGAGCGATCGGCTCATGCGCTAGAAACGATCGAGCGCAATGCTCAACTGCAATCTGAACTCGTCGAAGATCTGTTAGATGTTGCCCGCATTTTGCAAGGAAAACTCAGTCTAACGGCTCGATCGGTGAATGTCGTCATGATGATTCGATCCGCGATCGAGACGGTTCGACTCGCTGCCGAGAGTAAACAGATAGCACTTGATGTGCAGTTATCCGAAGTGGGAGAAGTATCGGGTGATGCCACTCGCCTTCAGCAAATCGTGTGGAATCTGCTCTCCAATGCTGTGAAATTTACCCCTCAAGGCGGGCGCGTCACTGTTCGGCTTGAATCTGTAAACAATCAAGCCCAAATCACAATCACCGATACCGGAAAGGGCATTTCTCCGAACTTTCTTCCGCATGTATTTGAATACTTCCGGCAAGAAGATGGAGCTACGACCCGTAAATTTGGTGGCTTAGGATTGGGACTTGCGATCGTACGCCATTTAGTCGAACTCCACGGTGGTACAGTCAGCGCAACCAGCGACGGTGAAGGACTCGGAGCCACTTTCACGGTGATGCTCCCGCTCATCAATGTTCAATCTAGAATCAGTGAATCAATCGATCAAACAGATCCGAATGATCTCAACGGACTGCAATTGTTGATCGTCGATGATGAACAGGATTCGCGTGAATTTATTGCATTTGTTTTGGAGCAAGCAGGGGCACAAGTCACAATGGCAGGATCGGGATCTGAAGCCTTTTCTCAATTGATGCGATCGCGCTTTGATGTGCTCGTCAGCGATATTGGAATGCCCAATATGGATGGCTATATGTTGATTCAGCAAATCCGCAATCAAGGCAGAACCGTAAACGCGATCGCTTTAACTGCTTATGCGGGAGATTTCAACCAACAACGAGCACTCCAAGCCGGATTTCAAGCACATTTAGCCAAACCGATCGATCCTGATCGTTTAATTCAAGAAGTGGCGAAATTTCGCGATCGACTATGA